ACCCGGATGTCTCGCGAACGGTTCGAGCAGTTGGCCCAAACCATATATTTGTTCACCAAACAATTATCGAAATTAGCGGTGCAGAACTTTCATCAGAAGAGCCTCCTGGCTCAGCGCAAACAGGCGGAGGCCGAGCGGGACCGGCTACAACAGGAGGTCATCGAAGCCCAGAAACGGGCCATCCTGGAATTATCCACCCCCATTATTCCGGTGATGGATCGGATTATCGTAATGCCCCTCGTCGGCAGTATTGACAGTCTGCGGGCCAGGGATATTACCCGCACGTTGCTGGCGGG
The window above is part of the Anaerolineae bacterium genome. Proteins encoded here:
- a CDS encoding STAS domain-containing protein — its product is TRMSRERFEQLAQTIYLFTKQLSKLAVQNFHQKSLLAQRKQAEAERDRLQQEVIEAQKRAILELSTPIIPVMDRIIVMPLVGSIDSLRARDITRTLLAGINQHRAKVVILDVTGVGVMDTGIVNHLNKTIQAARLKGARTIITGISDAVAEAIVDLGIDWSGVQTLSDLQTGLISALTALGVHIGAHNLKENG